aaaaattattatctgATGGATTTTCTTCACATTTTATCAACCTTTTGTAAAAGAACTCCCTGTGCCTATAATAGGTTAAAGTGAGAATGAAACTATCAAATCAAGTCCCACCTGCATGTAAACTCCACATGAGTAGTTCTGCAAGGAATTTTGAGTAGAGACATAAATATGCCTTGTTTTTAGGTGTATCTTGTAAACCCTTGTATCAAATAAAGAACTCACACCTAGAAATaacaaaatatttgtttattcAAAGAAGATATGCATAACTTTAGACATTACATTGCAAAGTCAGCAGATGCAGACTGCAACCAATCACTGAGACATCCATCCTCTCTTATCTAGAGATGAAAGTGATTCTGGCCCTCcagaatgttattattattatatagacgGGAACCATTTCTAGTCTATATAAAAAGTTATTTCCCAATATGTGAAGATCACAGCAGGATTTAAAGTGTAAGAAAACAACAGAATATATTCAGAAATATGTTAGAGAGGATGAAATGAGATAAGGCTGAACCTTAAAATGCAATTGTATGTAATCTGAATTATAAACATTGATGTTGGGTAAGCAGGAAGTcactagttttgttgaattagaatataattgttgagtaacaaatgtaacttttgatatggaaaaaagaacaaaatactaTTACAAAAAAGAGGAAGACTGTTGTCTTCCATTGCAGTGGACAAGAAAGATGTTATATCAAGAGCTATACATAGTTCACCAGGGGCTGATTCTTGTATCATAGGTGCAAGCAGGACAAACACTCTGAACCATTAACATGAGCAAAGCAAAAGTCAGGTAAaacacatacccccccccccaacattcctctgatgaaaatagggacgttttaTTCTGAGGActtttggagggtatgcaaccacAGTCAGTTGCAGTAGTGTAAGTGTGGGTTAAAATGTTTCCCCATGCTTTATATTTCTGTGGAAAATTCGTTCAGTCAACTTATTATAGTCGATGAACCATAACTGAAGTACAAAACTGTATAATTCAGAtttagcaaaacaacaaccataacaattctataccgcccttcatccacacatcacagggctgtttacaatataaaaacacaaaaatgcataatagagtaacagacaaaaacaataaccccatccactttaaaaggccatatattgtttaattagcatAGCCCAAAGTCACTTATGATGGTGGCCAGAGACCAAAGCATGTGGAGGGCTGCAGGGCAAAGAAGGAAATTTTAACCACTAAACCAATACTCACAATTTGCAATATAAGCAATATATCGGTAACCCTTCTAGATCAATTGAGAAAACTGAGCTAAATCTATTTAGCTGCTTTAAAGTTTCCTCAAAGAATTTCCAGTTTCCTATCATTAGTATTATAGTGCATGCTGAATTTTCCTTCACAAAATAAGACTGGAAAGCTTTTGCATAGAGGAGTGACGCAAACACAATAGCTTTGACAGTGCATTTTTAATCTCTTTATTTCTCATGCTATAGATTCCTGGATTCATCAATGGTGGAACCATGGAATACATCACTGTAAAAGCCAAATCCAGATGTAATGAGCTAGGCTTAAAGAAAGCAAAGTATGAAGTGAATACAAATAGGCAGTAAACAATGAGGAGATGGGGAAGGCAAGTTGAGAAAGCCTTTTGCCTTCCTTCAGAAGAGGGGATTTTCAGCACGGCAGTGAAAATGTACACATAGGATATAATGTTGAAGATAAAGCAGCCAATCCCAATGACAGCACTTAACACAAGAACTCCTATTTCCATTTGATACAAATCAGTGCAGGCCAGCTTAAGTAACTGTGGGATTTCACAAAAAAATTGATTGACTACATTTGAACAAAAGGGGGGTGCAAAGGTACCTCTGGTGTGTAACACTCCATAGAAAAAGCTGCTAATCCACACACTGCTAATAATTTGGATGTAGGTTTGTCTATTCATCAGCATCCCATACTGTAATGGTTTGCAAATGGCAACATACCGATCATATGCCATGACTGTGagaagaaagaaatcagatcctgcaaagaagacaaagaagagtACTTGTGCCACACACCCAGAGTAGGAAATGTGTCTGGTGTTCAAGAGGGAATTGACAATGGACTTGGGAATAATGACTGAAGCTTGCCCCAGGTCCTGCAAGGCTAAATTCATCAGGAAGAAGTACATAGGGGTGTGCAGATGGTGGTCAAAGGCTACTGCAGAGATGATGAGAAGATTCCCCGTGACAGTTGCCAAATACAATACCAGGAATATAATGAAATGTAGAATTTGTAGTTCCCGAACGTCTGAGAATTCTAGGAGGAGGAATTCTGAGAAAGATGATTGATTATCCATGCTCTGCTTCTTCACATTCATGTTGCTATGGAAGAAAGCAGAAAGCCAGATGTTAAAAGTAGAGCCCATTTTATTTACAattgttgtaattattattatttttcatccaCTTTACTGTTGCCAACTGTAGACCACTGTGTTGAAAAATTATAGCAAATTCATGTAATCCAAGTTACACTTCACTTCCTAGTGTGAAAGTATCTGAAAATATCCAGAAAATAGATGCAACACATGCTGAGGTACTTTGTGCTATGCAAGATTTGTGAACAAAGGTAGATAGATAGTTGCAGGAGAGAGTGACTATCTGTGTAGGGGAGAATATGAGAGTTAGGGAGACAGAAGGAAAGATGACCAATACATTACTTTCATTCTAAGTGCAAGTGAAAAATATAGAAAGTTATCTTACTATTTTTGTTCTACCTAGGGTTCTCTGCAGTATGCTTCTCCAGTGAAATTAAATGACTGCATATCACTCTACCCATACCTGCAATTTTATAGCAATCCTCCAGCAGTTGGATTTATGATGACAAAACAACATGAA
The window above is part of the Zootoca vivipara chromosome 13, rZooViv1.1, whole genome shotgun sequence genome. Proteins encoded here:
- the LOC118078996 gene encoding olfactory receptor 14A16-like: MNVKKQSMDNQSSFSEFLLLEFSDVRELQILHFIIFLVLYLATVTGNLLIISAVAFDHHLHTPMYFFLMNLALQDLGQASVIIPKSIVNSLLNTRHISYSGCVAQVLFFVFFAGSDFFLLTVMAYDRYVAICKPLQYGMLMNRQTYIQIISSVWISSFFYGVLHTRGTFAPPFCSNVVNQFFCEIPQLLKLACTDLYQMEIGVLVLSAVIGIGCFIFNIISYVYIFTAVLKIPSSEGRQKAFSTCLPHLLIVYCLFVFTSYFAFFKPSSLHLDLAFTVMYSMVPPLMNPGIYSMRNKEIKNALSKLLCLRHSSMQKLSSLIL